Proteins encoded in a region of the Magallana gigas chromosome 8, xbMagGiga1.1, whole genome shotgun sequence genome:
- the LOC105322578 gene encoding protein Wnt-11b-2, with translation MRPVRNTAISLLLVVVLFCYRIAAVRWLSLYQSKQKAWTDDKNCSKSLGMVGKQSKQCKQNLDLMGTVSHAAYVAMDTCQGQFADRRWNCSSIRRTPKLSRDLTRGTREQAYVYAISSASLVHSIARACSVGVTTKCSCGALPNLPPHEDFKWGGCGDDLKYGLYFSEQFTDAELMKKGKIRKSKKSQMNSHNNAVGRLMVAKSMTTACKCHGVSGSCSVKTCWRSLPDFSVIGTTLKNLYANAVEVQRKKRKNKRLFVPLRSNVQSVSKESLIYFTKSPDYCSPDPKTGSVGTQERFCSSESSGWGGCDAMCCGRGYRSFTKKIVERCECKYYWCCYVKCKTCEKTLHLNVCR, from the exons ATCCCTGTACCAGAGCAAGCAGAAGGCCTGGACGGACGATAAGAATTGTTCCAAATCTCTAGGAATGGTTGGAAAGCAGAGCAAACAGTGTAAACAAAATCTAGACCTTATGGGGACAGTGTCACATGCGGCATATGTAGCCATGGATACATGTCAAGGACAATTTGCAGACAGAAGATGGAACTGTTCGTCCATTCGAAGGACGCCAAAGCTATCACGTGATCTTACAAGAG GTACTCGAGAGCAAGCGTATGTGTATGCGATCTCATCAGCCTCTCTCGTGCATTCCATCGCACGTGCGTGTAGCGTAGGAGTGACAACAAAATGCAGCTGTGGAGCTCTCCCCAATCTTCCACCCCACGAGGACTTCAAGTGGGGAGGATGCGGGGACGATTTAAAATACGGACTGTACTTTAGTGAACAATTCACTGATGCGGAATtaatgaaaaaaggaaaaataaggAAATCAAAAAAGTCTCAGATGAATAGTCATAATAATGCTGTTGGTCGCTTG ATGGTTGCTAAGAGCATGACAACAGCTTGTAAGTGTCACGGTGTGTCGGGATCGTGCTCCGTCAAAACTTGTTGGAGGTCACTTCCGGACTTTTCTGTGATTGGGACAACCTTAAAAAATTTATACGCCAATGCAGTGGAGGTGCAGAGAAAAAAGCGCAAAAACAAGCGTTTATTTGTCCCATTGCGGTCAAATGTACAGAGTGTGTCAAAAGAATctcttatttattttacaaaatcccCGGATTACTGCAGTCCGGATCCCAAAACAGGTTCCGTGGGAACCCAGGAAAG GTTCTGTAGCAGCGAGAGTTCCGGTTGGGGCGGATGTGATGCAATGTGTTGTGGGCGGGGCTACAGAAGCTTCACGAAAAAAATTGTGGAACGATGTGAATGCAAATATTACTGGTGTTGTTATGTGAAATGTAAAACATGCGAAAAAACGCTCCATTTAAATGTCTGTAGGTAG